The proteins below are encoded in one region of Paenisporosarcina cavernae:
- a CDS encoding UDP-N-acetylmuramoyl-L-alanyl-D-glutamate--2,6-diaminopimelate ligase yields MNVNWTTIPNFHVLHTYGPEVQETARIVYDSRDVTHQAAFFCIIGEETDGHLYIEDAITRGATTIVGSNQAAMEPFISQHPHVTFVLVNETRLALAIVAAHFYDHPARSLKTIGVTGTNGKTTVATYVKNLLDLVGVPCGLIGTNGIFSSQEEMEMRKSTPTTPMQSDMQYIFRELVRLGDQAASMEVSSIALDQHRVGAFTFDVAIHTNISEEHMEYHGTFEHYLQSKLKLFKQAKHVVVNLDDDGMSKEILDVIAVPSLTYSMDLAKGADLTWTSVSLTDNGLAFDLHYNGIVYPVEAPIFGNFNAGNLVSAIATLLHLGIDIHVILGVLENMSQVSGRFQVINGPEDRKIIIDYAHTPVALASIMKEIRKLPHEKFIAMVCGIGIRDFGKMPKMAKAAEGLADEIVVSVDHPGHNDPWDVVDAVMAGFSEPALQPVYGTPSRKDGVLKALELSEPGDIILLSSGCINGCQIVRGEYIPHSDEEIIETYFKNNTTPSSASL; encoded by the coding sequence ATGAACGTCAACTGGACAACAATTCCAAACTTTCACGTCCTCCATACATATGGGCCTGAGGTGCAAGAGACCGCGCGAATCGTATATGACTCCCGCGACGTCACCCACCAAGCAGCTTTCTTCTGCATTATTGGAGAAGAAACGGACGGACATCTTTATATAGAAGACGCCATCACTCGCGGTGCAACGACCATCGTCGGCTCTAACCAAGCCGCCATGGAACCGTTTATCTCGCAACATCCGCACGTGACGTTTGTGTTGGTGAATGAAACCCGTCTTGCCCTGGCCATCGTTGCTGCCCATTTTTACGATCACCCTGCGAGAAGTCTGAAGACGATCGGCGTTACAGGGACAAATGGCAAAACCACTGTCGCTACGTACGTCAAAAACTTGCTCGATTTAGTCGGCGTTCCGTGTGGTTTAATCGGAACGAACGGAATCTTTTCCTCGCAAGAGGAAATGGAGATGCGTAAAAGCACCCCTACTACACCGATGCAATCTGATATGCAGTATATTTTTCGTGAACTAGTAAGGCTTGGTGATCAAGCTGCTTCAATGGAAGTATCGTCTATTGCGCTCGATCAACACCGAGTAGGTGCGTTTACATTTGACGTCGCGATTCACACGAATATTTCCGAAGAGCATATGGAATACCACGGGACATTTGAACACTATCTTCAGTCGAAATTGAAACTTTTTAAGCAAGCAAAACATGTCGTCGTGAACTTAGACGATGACGGAATGAGTAAGGAAATTTTGGATGTCATCGCTGTTCCATCCCTTACGTATTCCATGGATCTTGCGAAAGGTGCAGATTTAACGTGGACAAGTGTTTCATTAACCGACAATGGACTTGCCTTTGACCTGCATTACAATGGCATTGTCTATCCTGTTGAAGCACCGATTTTTGGAAATTTCAATGCAGGAAACTTAGTAAGCGCGATTGCAACGCTGTTACATCTTGGGATTGACATCCATGTGATTCTCGGTGTTTTAGAGAACATGTCCCAAGTTTCGGGGCGTTTCCAAGTAATTAACGGACCAGAAGACCGAAAAATCATCATCGATTACGCCCACACACCGGTCGCGTTAGCATCGATCATGAAGGAAATCCGGAAATTACCCCACGAAAAATTCATCGCAATGGTTTGCGGTATCGGTATTCGCGATTTCGGCAAAATGCCTAAAATGGCAAAAGCTGCAGAAGGACTTGCCGATGAAATCGTCGTATCGGTCGATCACCCAGGTCACAATGACCCTTGGGACGTAGTGGATGCTGTAATGGCCGGGTTTAGTGAACCTGCCCTGCAACCTGTTTACGGTACACCAAGTCGTAAAGACGGCGTGCTAAAAGCGCTTGAACTGAGCGAACCAGGGGATATTATCTTGCTGTCGAGTGGATGCATCAACGGCTGCCAAATTGTGCGCGGCGAATACATCCCGCACTCTGACGAAGAAATTATCGAAACATACTTTAAAAACAACACAACCCCGTCTTCCGCTAGTTTATAA
- a CDS encoding DUF4440 domain-containing protein, with protein sequence MEKLEVVLSDYFTTWNNALVNKDADSIRSFMSKNFVGYWANSDINNPTPYYYDYDLGTVLQQMNDVEKKFHTNSITYRKNGNEAIVVGREFGVIGDRKFAAQCMLIWEFEEFEWKLKREYIELER encoded by the coding sequence ATGGAAAAGTTGGAGGTAGTATTGAGCGATTACTTTACTACTTGGAATAATGCGCTTGTGAATAAAGACGCTGATAGTATTAGATCCTTCATGTCGAAAAATTTTGTGGGCTATTGGGCAAATTCCGATATTAATAATCCTACACCCTATTACTACGATTACGACTTAGGGACTGTTCTTCAACAAATGAATGATGTAGAGAAGAAATTTCATACGAATTCTATCACCTATCGAAAGAATGGCAACGAAGCAATTGTTGTGGGAAGAGAATTCGGCGTCATTGGTGACCGAAAGTTTGCAGCTCAATGCATGCTAATCTGGGAATTCGAAGAATTCGAATGGAAATTAAAGAGGGAATATATTGAATTAGAACGATAG
- a CDS encoding flagellar assembly protein A produces the protein MEPSITIKADTIEEATQTALSILQATVDQVRIEVLHSPKKNFLGIVKQQAEVSVTKLGNLTATPLSTESSTNISPNQQSVAVQESAVSIDEITSTPLSKASAEPMSSSIEKAIPTDMEDLVDFFLAEENSDVFATYDEAPTPQDTNVSTQITEDMPFGAWVENQVLYIHEDEKKYPVIAPGKNVTLKVNGLKVTDRIAVSKTDRIGIDYQDEVTPSEFSIQLMAQNTRAVLFVRPGKIVHRTLQDQPVANFIQLEVDETVEFFNDLKLDDVYEKVQQLGIKQGIDYHAIEQAMVLKEPGEVVIAEGISPIQGKDGELDWLVEEVIETEKDDTEKVDFREANKIVNVEEGEIIASKIPATPGKPGKDLFGEPIFPKEVQEIIIKTGKNTTLKHDRVVAVAPGRPSIEWRGRLVKIDIIKEYLHQGDVGIDSGHIQFQGDVRVLGNVNDSMNVTASGRVNVKGTVTRGNIQAGQSMYIGDNVFSSTLSVGRENFVISELVMLLREILGYTDNMQVALHQLLVVRGLQPTELTSRELNHLLRLLFEKKYTNFRDIVMRFVNKVRMHISVLSEEWTNLADSLYESFIVVSSNPLESMAAYEALNDDIRATYESHRIPPEPKAFLTVPYAINSTLYCSGNINVTGHGVYHSVLKAGNDVSVQGVCRGGEIRAGRNVTLDEVGSEVGVKTVISVPADGIIRIDYAHPNTNILIGNRQHSFASGASRIIAKLNADGNLELH, from the coding sequence ATGGAGCCTTCTATTACGATTAAAGCAGATACGATTGAAGAAGCGACGCAGACGGCGTTGTCGATTCTTCAGGCGACGGTGGATCAAGTACGAATCGAGGTGCTTCATTCGCCAAAGAAGAATTTTCTTGGGATTGTGAAACAACAAGCGGAGGTGTCGGTGACGAAGTTAGGTAATTTAACTGCGACTCCGCTATCAACCGAATCTTCAACGAATATTTCGCCAAATCAACAAAGTGTGGCTGTTCAAGAAAGTGCTGTTTCAATAGATGAAATCACTTCCACGCCGCTTTCGAAAGCGTCAGCTGAACCAATGTCATCATCTATCGAAAAAGCCATTCCAACTGATATGGAGGATTTGGTGGATTTTTTCCTTGCAGAGGAAAATTCCGACGTATTTGCGACATATGATGAGGCGCCGACTCCGCAAGACACAAACGTTTCCACACAAATTACGGAGGATATGCCGTTTGGTGCGTGGGTGGAAAACCAAGTGTTATACATACATGAAGATGAGAAGAAGTACCCCGTTATTGCACCTGGCAAGAATGTCACGTTAAAAGTGAATGGCTTAAAGGTAACGGACCGGATTGCAGTTTCGAAAACGGATCGCATCGGAATTGATTATCAAGATGAAGTAACACCAAGTGAATTTTCGATTCAGTTAATGGCTCAAAATACGAGAGCCGTATTATTTGTTCGACCGGGCAAAATTGTTCATCGTACGCTTCAAGATCAGCCTGTTGCGAATTTCATCCAACTAGAAGTGGACGAAACGGTGGAATTTTTTAATGACTTGAAGCTAGATGATGTGTATGAAAAAGTTCAGCAGCTTGGTATTAAACAAGGGATTGACTATCATGCGATTGAACAAGCGATGGTACTAAAAGAGCCGGGTGAAGTGGTGATTGCGGAAGGAATTTCGCCGATTCAAGGAAAAGACGGCGAGTTGGATTGGTTAGTAGAAGAAGTCATCGAAACGGAAAAGGACGATACGGAAAAAGTCGATTTTCGTGAGGCAAATAAAATCGTCAATGTCGAAGAAGGCGAAATAATTGCGTCGAAAATTCCTGCGACTCCAGGGAAACCTGGGAAGGATTTGTTTGGAGAGCCGATTTTCCCAAAAGAAGTACAGGAAATTATTATTAAAACAGGTAAAAATACTACACTCAAGCACGATCGTGTCGTGGCTGTAGCTCCAGGTCGTCCTTCCATTGAATGGCGAGGTCGTTTAGTAAAAATCGATATTATTAAAGAATATCTTCATCAAGGGGACGTCGGAATTGATAGTGGACATATTCAGTTCCAGGGCGACGTTCGTGTACTTGGTAATGTGAACGATTCGATGAATGTGACGGCTTCTGGCCGTGTTAATGTGAAAGGCACCGTGACACGCGGGAACATTCAAGCAGGTCAATCGATGTATATCGGGGATAATGTGTTTTCCTCTACCCTTTCCGTTGGTCGAGAAAATTTTGTTATTTCCGAACTAGTCATGCTTCTTCGCGAAATTTTAGGGTATACGGATAATATGCAAGTGGCACTTCACCAGTTGCTCGTGGTGCGAGGATTACAGCCAACTGAGTTAACGAGTCGTGAGCTGAACCATTTACTTCGTTTATTATTTGAAAAAAAATACACAAATTTCCGCGATATTGTTATGCGTTTTGTGAATAAAGTTCGTATGCACATTTCCGTATTGTCTGAAGAATGGACGAACCTCGCGGATAGCTTGTATGAATCGTTTATTGTCGTGTCGAGTAATCCACTCGAGTCTATGGCAGCATATGAAGCATTAAACGACGACATTCGTGCGACATACGAAAGTCACCGTATTCCGCCGGAGCCAAAAGCGTTTTTAACCGTGCCGTATGCGATTAATAGCACACTTTATTGTAGCGGGAATATTAACGTCACTGGCCATGGTGTGTACCACTCCGTTTTGAAAGCTGGAAACGATGTATCCGTTCAAGGCGTTTGTCGTGGCGGTGAAATTCGCGCTGGTCGTAACGTCACGCTTGATGAAGTTGGGTCCGAAGTTGGAGTGAAAACGGTTATTTCTGTTCCAGCTGATGGTATTATTCGCATCGATTACGCACATCCTAACACGAATATTTTGATTGGCAATCGCCAACATTCATTCGCAAGTGGTGCAAGCCGTATCATCGCAAAACTGAACGCAGACGGGAATCTCGAGCTCCATTAG